Proteins from a genomic interval of Garra rufa chromosome 4, GarRuf1.0, whole genome shotgun sequence:
- the LOC141334019 gene encoding uncharacterized protein, which produces MTFIKDESEDLKIQETFRDTEEQQTKMLFIKDESEDVEIEESFGVEYEDIEEQQTQMMFMKEESEDVEIEESFGVEYEDIEEQQTQMMFMKEESEDVEIEELFRVKHEETEEQQTKMMFIKDESEYKEIEETFGVKHEDIEEQQTEMMFIKDESEYKEIEETFEVKHEDPEEQTDLMPLKEESQELNVMEEKNEECHDFTAGEKSQSSSQTHKTKPGKNPKVQKKVHTGEKPFTCSQCGKSFALKGSLKVHMRVHKERPFTCQQCGKSFDQKESFEIHLKIHAGENPYICSQCGKSFKEKKTLNVHMRSHTGKKPHTCKLCEKSFTRKEGLTCHMRIHDGGKPFVCNECGKLFRYKRNLRHHMKFHSGDKSVMSHSRHRFRCHACKINFTDRNALKNHVKNHVVEKPHKCHHCEKSFSQRPKLEDHIRIHTGEKPFSCPQCGKSFTIKGNLKIHIRVHTGEKPCKCTQCEQSFRYHTDLKRHMQTSHPEKKIMILIRVIRGLGKGGNSNMGPNS; this is translated from the exons ATGACGTTTATTAAAGATGAGAGTGAAGATTTGAAAATTCAAGAAACATTCAGAGATACTGAGGAACAACAAACAAAGATGTTGTTTATTAAAGATGAGAGTGAAGATGTGGAGATTGAAGAGTCATTTGGAGTCGAATATGAAGATATTGAGGAACAACAAACACAGATGATGTTTATGAAAGAGGAAAGTGAAGATGTGGAGATTGAAGAGTCATTTGGAGTCGAATATGAAGATATTGAGGAACAACAAACACAGATGATGTTTATGAAAGAGGAAAGTGAAGATGTGGAGATTGAAGAgttattcagagtcaaacatgaagaaactgaggaacaaCAAACAAAGATGATGTTTATTAAAGATGAGAGTGAATATAaggagattgaagaaacatttggagtcaaacatgaagatattgAGGAACAACAAACAGAGATGATGTTTATTAAAGATGAGAGTGAATATAaggagattgaagaaacatttgaagtcaaacatgaagatcctgaggaacaaacag acctgatgccactgaaagaggagagtcaagaactgaatGTAATGGAAGAGAAAAATGAGGAATGCCATGATTTCACGGCTGGGGAAAAATCTCAGAGCTCCTCGCAGACTCATAAAACTAAACCTGGTAAGAACCCTAAAGTCCAAAAGAAAGtacacaccggagagaagcctttcacctgttctcagtgtgggaagagttttgcacTAAAAGGAAGTCTTAAAGTTCACATGCGAGTTCACAAAGAGagaccttttacctgccaacagtgtggaaaaagtttcgatCAAAAAGAGAGCTTTGAAATCCACTTAAAAATCCACGCAGGAGAGAATCCTTACatttgctctcagtgtggaaagagttttaaagagaaaaaaaccCTTAACGTCCACATGAGATCTCACACAGGAAAGAAACCCcacacctgcaaactgtgtgagAAGAGCTTCACGCGTAAAGAAGGTTTGACGTGCCATATGAGAATCCACGATGGAGGGAAGCCTTTTGTTTGTAATGAATGTGGAAAGCTTTTCAGATATAAAAGAAACCTTAGACATCACATGAAGTTTCACTCTGGAGACAAATCTGTCATGAGTCACTCTAGACATCGTTTTAGATGTCATGCGTGTAAAATAAATTTCACGGACAGGAATGCCCTCAAGAATCATGTAAAAAATCACGTCGTAGAGAAGCCTCACAAATGCCATCACTGTGAAAAGAGTTTCAGCCAAAGACCAAAGCTGGAGGATCACATtagaatccacactggagagaaacccttctcctgccctcagtgtggaaagagcttcacgattaaaggaaaccttaagatCCACattagagttcacactggagagaagccttgcAAGTGCACTCAGTGTGAACAGAGTTTCAGATATCACACAGACCTGAAACGCCATATGCAAACATCCCATCCTGAAAagaaaataatgattttaatccGTGTGATCAGAGGTTTAGGAAAAGGAGGCAATAGTAACATGGGGCCTAATTCGTGA